The genomic DNA TGGGTTGGAAGATCGCCAGGTCGTTCATGTAGCGGCTGACCTGGCTGGTCAATTGCTCGCCCATTTGCCTGATTTCCCGATCGTCGAAGGCGACGTTGTCCACGGTGGTGGTGAAGGTGAACGGGAAGGTGTAGTCGTTGAATCGCGAGCTGTTCGCCGCCGCCAGGCTGGTCTTGAGGTAATCCAGCCAGCGTTGGCCTTGCAGCAGACGGTCCTGGTACAGGTTCAGGGCCTGCTCCTCGGTGTTGATCGCATTCAAGCGAAAAGTGATTTCTTCCTTGGGATCGGAAGAACCGACGCCTTCAAGCAGCGTCAGGCGGTTGCCCTCCAAGCCGTCAAGCCGAGCCTGGTACTGGACTTTTTTCTGCTCGTAGAACGTCTGGGGCAACTCTATCGATTGCAGGTCCTGGCGACCGGTGAGGTAGTTTTCCAGCAGTTGCGCCACGAACCGGGTGCCCTGGGCCGGGTCGCCGAAGCTGTAGACGATGGAGATGACGTTGGAGCCGGGCAATGTCTCGATCTTCAGGTTCTCAATGGCCTCGTCGGTTAGCGTATCGAGCACGGTGTCGCGTACCGGATCGACCTCGAGCCCCAAGCCGTCGCGCAGTGGATTGATGACGTACTCACGCAATGGCTGGGTGACGTAGCGCTTGAGTGGTTCGCTCACCCACTTGTTGAGGACGCCTGGGCTTGGGGTGTACTCGCCCTGGTCGCGCAGGGTCTTGATGGTTTCGCGAATCAACGCCGGCGAGCGCAGGATGTTGCTCTCGGTTTCCATGTCCGCCAGGGACGGTGGAACGAACGTCGCGTT from Pseudomonas beijingensis includes the following:
- a CDS encoding GumC family protein, translated to MNPKENYLHEFFRIFFANKQWVKRVFLIFAVIALVLPLMLKQSFDITAQVIVQSKKLSQGDATTSLNQENATFVPPSLADMETESNILRSPALIRETIKTLRDQGEYTPSPGVLNKWVSEPLKRYVTQPLREYVINPLRDGLGLEVDPVRDTVLDTLTDEAIENLKIETLPGSNVISIVYSFGDPAQGTRFVAQLLENYLTGRQDLQSIELPQTFYEQKKVQYQARLDGLEGNRLTLLEGVGSSDPKEEITFRLNAINTEEQALNLYQDRLLQGQRWLDYLKTSLAAANSSRFNDYTFPFTFTTTVDNVAFDDREIRQMGEQLTSQVSRYMNDLAIFQPSSEPMLLAREQIMRTRQQFLKVVNNRIQERTTDLAVVNSVINQKVERIAAFKERIHQLQETQSKLRQMDTEINALHAAFSTYAQRFAEASSTRSLDNDLSNARVLSPPFEPTAAAFPKPVLIIAFGLFSGLLLAIALVYVREFFDHRFKHPAQIGHQLDLPVLLVINEQSPEQVNPHRNWSVPSLVHWVKN